One Setaria viridis chromosome 5, Setaria_viridis_v4.0, whole genome shotgun sequence genomic region harbors:
- the LOC117855853 gene encoding glycosyltransferase BC10 translates to MNDTNRAMPASHIGGKLLNAVPMLLLFSLGFVLGMTYNSKFPNFYLPFVAPLPSPPPPPPPLPPSPPPPPTPSPPPPPPPAPPTNPQTGLVRFLEPRSVMHNMTDDELLWWASMTPKVQSSPYHRVPKVAFLFLARGDLPLRPLWEKFFAGHEGLYSIYVHTNPSYTGSPPEDSVFYGRMIPSQKTMWGDITLVAAERRLLANALLDLGNERFVLLSESCIPIYNFTTVHAVLTGTNTSFVDVIVTPARYDPLFGERHNITAAQWRKGAQWFEMDRSLALEVVSDRTYYPTFREHCAGRRACLMDEHYLPTLLSVLRWPRGAGRTLTFADWDRRRRTGFHPHTHRAEEVTAGLIGEIRGGERAGVNCSAFRDAASGVCYLFARKFTPDTLQPLLRLAPKVMGFG, encoded by the exons ATGAACGACACGAACAGAGCCATGCCGGCGTCTCACATAGGCGGGAAGCTCCTCAATGCGGTGCCTATGCTTCTCCTCTTCTCACTGGGATTTGTCCTCGGCATGACCTACAACTCCAAGTTCCCAAACTTCTACCTCCCGTTTGTTGCGCCATTGccctctcctccaccaccgccgcctccactgccaccgtcgccgccaccgccacctactccgtcgccgccgccaccgccgcccccagcACCACCTACAAACCCACAAACGGGGCTGGTACGATTTCTCGAGCCGAGAAGCGTCATGCACAACATGACCGACGATGAGCTGCTGTGGTGGGCGTCCATGACGCCGAAGGTGCAGAGCTCGCCGTACCACCGGGTGCCCAAGGTGGCCTTCTTGTTCCTGGCGAGAGGGGACCTGCCGCTGCGGCCGCTGTGGGAGAAGTTCTTCGCCGGGCACGAAGGGCTCTACTCCATCTACGTGCACACCAATCCCTCCTacaccggctcgccgccggagGACTCCGTCTTCTACGGTCGCATGATCCCTAGCCAG AAAACGATGTGGGGGGACATCAccctggtggcggcggagcgccGGCTACTGGCGAACGCGCTCCTGGACCTGGGCAACGAGCGCTTCGTCCTGCTCTCCGAGTCGTGCATTCCCATCTACAACTTCACCACCGTGCACGCCGTCCTCACCGGCACGAACACCAGCTTCGTGGACGTGATCGTGACCCCGGCGCGCTACGACCCCCTGTTCGGGGAGCGCCACAACATCACGGCGGCGCAGTGGCGCAAGGGCGCGCAGTGGTTCGAGATGGACCGGTCGCTGGCGCTGGAGGTGGTCTCCGACCGCACCTACTACCCGACGTTCCGGGAGCActgcgccgggcggcgggcctGCCTCATGGACGAGCACTACCTGCCGACGCTGCTGAGCGTGCTGCGGTGGCCGCGGGGCGCCGGCCGGACGCTCACGTTCGCGGACTGGGACCGGAGGCGGCGGACGGGGTTCCACCCGCACACGCACCGGGCGGAGGAGGTGACGGCGGGGCTCATCGGGGAGATCAGGGGAGGGGAGCGCGCCGGCGTCAACTGCAGCGCGTTCAGGGACGCGGCGAGCGGGGTGTGCTACCTGTTCGCGCGCAAGTTCACGCCGGACACGCTGCAGCCGCTGCTCCGGTTGGCGCCCAAGGTCATGGGGTTCGGGTGA